CATCAGGTTCTAAATGGTGCAGATAATCGTAATAAGCTTCAGTAGTGTGAAGATAGCTCTCAAAAAATGGCTGGCCCAATTTGTTGGTAGTGTTTGTAAAACTAAGGCTTAAATAAATCAAATCATACTTTCTATTGGTTCGTTTGAGATAATTACGCCCCTCTGAAATAACAAAATTCAGATTCTCTAATGACATTAAATTACCGTTAAAATCAGCATAATCCATCAGGAGAGTGGGAATACTTTTGTTGATTTCAACCGCATCGATAGTCTTCATTTCTGCCAGTCTTGCAAGGATAATATCTAAACCTCCACCTGGTCCAATACTTAGAATACTTCCTTTTGTAGTAGAAATAAATGGTAGATAATTTAAACTTTTTTTAAGCCAGCGAACAGTTTTTAATTGTGTATCAGTCTGGAACATTATGGCTGGCGCTCCTCCATCAACAAATATACCTCGTGTGTGAGGTGAAGAAGGATTATAAATAACATCCGTTCTGAAAGAGGAATTCCAGTATGTTCGTTCAATAAAACTTTCACTCTTTTTCAAAAAATCAACCAGAGGTTTTGTTGCCTTCATTGTGGGGATTTCCCTATATGAGATATCAACTATTTTATATTTTATATTTACCATTAAAATACCACTAAATAATACAGCAGTAAAAAAATAAAATTTTTTATTATAAACAATTCCAGTAATAGAAAGAAATAAAATTGAAAAAAGGAACATAAGATTAATTGGTGGAAAGATTGCCAACAATAAAATTATACTCAATACTCCAATACAGGCTCCCAACAGATCAAAGAAGTAAATAAATCCACTGTGTGCTTGGTGGGATTTAAAAAATGAGCTGATGAGGAAGCCGGAGAATATAAAAACCGGTAAAAATAATACAGAAAGTAACACAGGATGGAGAAAAAAAATCTTTATAAAAAACGGAACAATGACTGACAAGGAAAATGATACTCCATAAACGTAAAGTATTAACTGAATATATTTTTCGTTATCTTCAATTAACGAGGCGAACAAACCTCCCAAGCCTAAACCGAGCATTGCAATTGCAACTGAAAGAAAAACAAAATAATACGCAAAAATGAGGGAAAAAATTCTTACTATCGCTATTTCGAATCCCAGACTACAAAATGAGATTATGAATACCGATATATATACTTTGTTGTTTAAAATATTTTTATTTTCCAACATCAGGTAATTATTATAACTAAAATATAAACATCGTCAACTCGATAATACTATTGTTGTTGTGTATATAGATATAATAAATAATACGGGAGGATGTCCATCCTCCCGTATTATTCGTTTCCCTTAATCGGCTGGTGGTGGAGTAGTTCGTGTGCAGTAAAAATCATGAACGCCACAGCTTATATGTGGTTCCCAGTAAAATCGCTTCCAGCCAGAATAACGATATTGCCCATTCTCATAGGTGACTGCATATGCTTTCCAATTACCTTGAGTAAGACCTGTTTGACAGTATATACGATACGTACTGAAAGTCGCGTCATAGTTATAGCCTGCAATTCCAGGTCCCCCGACTTTACACACGACGATGTTATACAACAAATTCCCCGCAGGAGTACTGTCACTTGCATAAACCGTCCCGTTAAGCCCACAGGCTGCACGATCGTCAGAAAAAGAAGTTGTAGCGAATAGAAGAAAAACAAGAATGATCGCTGACCATTTTAGCATATTTCACCTCCTGACTTTTTCCTTCTAAGATTATTGTCTCATCCTGAATTCCGGCCCCCGTGATTCCACTAATTGATTTTCCCCAGGACCCACTTTTCCACGAGCCTCACCTCTGGTGAAGGCGGGGTCAGGACCGAATCCACAGCCTCTTCCGCTCCAAATGCATATAGTGAAGTTCGCTCTACTTAAATTACTATGCAAAATCCGTGCCAGCTGAGAAATGCTTGAAATTACAGGACTTCTTTAAAAACCGCGAAATTTTTCAGGTTAAAAAGTGTGACATTTTGTCGCACTTTTTGAGGTATCGGCAAAACGTTGTCAGACAAGCGTTTGCTGAAGGGGGAGTGCGACATTTTGTCACACTTTTTTGAGGTGTCACACTTTTTTACAATATCTCCCGAAATTACGGGAGATTTAATCTTCAGGAGCTGTCGCACTTAAGGAATAAATCAAGGGAAAATGTAAAATAAACAGATTTTGGTTTACCTTACGATTTCATTTTTAACTTAGATCGTGCTGCCGGAAATAAAGTCTTTGTCAACAATACCGCCGGGATTAACTATGCAGTTCTTACCGATTGTCTTTCCGGCGTAGATAACCGCATTCTTTCCGATCACCGTGATCCCGGTATTCAGGTGCCCGGGATATCTTCGATTCGCGGAATTCCGTCCCTGACCGATTACCACCCTCCTGCTGATCTTGACCTGCTTATCAACGATCGTCTTGAACACCTGCGCACCCTCCTCGATCATCGTATCATGGAATACTACAGAATCAGTAACAAGTGCACCACGACCTATTCTTACGCCCGGCGAGATCACAGAGTTCTCCACTCTTCCTTCAATTACACAACCCCGTGCGATGAGAGAACTTCTGATTCGGGCTGACCGGCTGAAATAAGTGGCTGGCTGATCACCGACCTTCCCCCTCGTCACGGGGTTGGTCTTCACTCCCCATTCTGCAAGGTTCAAACCAGAGTTTCTTTTCAACAAATCCATATTCGTATTCCAGTAGGTATCTATGGTTCCGACATCACGCCAATACCCCTGATAAAAAAATCCGAAAATTTTATCTTTCTTCAACAGCAGAGGAAAAACGTCTCTGGCAAAATCCACGCCGCCTTTTCGGGCGACCTTCGGCAGCACGGATAAAAGAAGTTCTGAATTAAAGAGATAGACTCCCATAGAAGCAAGATTTGACTGCGGATGTTGAGGTTTTTCCTGCCAGTGAATTATCCGTCCCCTGTCGTCCACCTCAGCCAGACCAAAATGGCGGGCATCCTTTTCAGGAACCCGTATCAAACATATCGTTGCATCGGCTCCCTTCTCGATATGGTATTCAATCACCTCTTTGTAATCCAGGTGATAGATGTGGTCACCGGCAGCGACAAGAACGAATCTGGGGTTGAAGCCGCTGATGAAATCGAGGTTTTGATAAACCGCATCAGCGGTCCCTTTATACCAATCCGAGATCTCCTCACCTGTCTTCGGCGGTAATATTTCAACAAGGCGTGTTCTTCCAAAAAGGTCCCATGGTCTGCCGTTGTCGATATGTTCCATCAAAGAAAGCGGTTTGTACTGGGTCAGCACTCCCGCGACATCAATGTCGCTGTTGGCTATATTGCTCATGGTGAAATCAATAATCCTGTAGATCGCTCCGAAGACAATCGCCGGTTTCGCCCGCTGGCGTGCGAGTACATTCAATCGGGAACCGACCCCGCCGGCAAGCACCATCGCAATAACATCTTTTTTCATTGGATAACACTCCCCGCTTTGATTCTTGAACCACGGATCTCCGCTCCCGGGTAGATAACCGTATTCGCTCCGATCCTGGCACCTTCAGGAATGAAGATATTCCTGCCCAATACAGTAATCCCGGAATGCATAAGTTCTTTAAATTTTCGGGAAGGAATCCCTTTACCTTCATAACCGATTGTGACCTTTTCTTCGATGATGGAATCTTTGTCGCAGATCACCTTTTTTAATTTTGTATGACTTCTGATCTTTGTATCATGGAATATTATCGAATCGACCACCTCGGCGTTCCGTGCCACGACAACCCCCGGAGAAAGAATTGAATTCTTCACTGTTCCTTCTATGATACACTCATCACTGACGACCGAGTTCATAACCACACCATTTATATACGCCGGCAAACGGTCTTTATAAGTAGAACGTTCCAGAAGATTGGTTCTTACCTGCCACGCGTTCAAATCAATCTTTCCTTTCAACAATTCCATATTGGTTTCATAATAGGAATCGATTGTCCGGGCGTACGCCCAGTATCCCTTAAAGACATAGCCGTAGATTTTATTGTGAGGGATAATCGCCGGAATAATATCTCTACCGAATTCATGCGATCGGCGGCGTGCATTTGAACTTAAAACATCCATCAGAAATTCTCTTCTGAATATATATAAGGTCATAGAAACATAGTCTGATACAGGAGAAGACGGCTTTTCAAAGTATTTCACCAGCCTGCCTTTTTCCATAACACCGTACCCGAAGCGGCTGCTTTTCGTCTTAAGCTTTGCAAAACAGATTGTGGCGTCTGCCTTCTTCTCAATGTGAAAATCTATAAACGGTCGGTAGTCCATCCTGTAAATATGATCCGCCGAGGCAACCAGAATATGGTCGGGCTTGAATTCCTCGATATACGAAATATTTTGATAAACCGCATCGGCAGTCCCTTTATACCAATCTGAACTGTGCAGACCACGGTACGGCGGCAGAATACGGATTCCCCTTGTGCGGCCTATAAAATCCCAGTGTTCACCGGTTCCGATATGGCGTACCAGATCATGGGGACGGTACTGGGAAAGAATGCCGACGTTTTCAATCCCGGCATGCATTAAATTACTGAGGACGAAATCGATGATCCGGTAGATACCAAAAACCGGCAGCGCCGCCTTTGCCCGTTTTTCCGTCAGACAGAGAAGTTCATCCACCCTGCCGCCGGCGAGCACAAGAGCCAGAACTTTTTCCATAATCCAAATCATTATAAGAAATCACAGGGCGGTGTCAAGACAATCATCTTCTATATTGACATACCCTGTTTTTCAGATAACTTAACCTATGCATCGACAGACAAAGGCATATATCTATACCGGAGCGACGATATTGATCTGGGCGACCGTGGCGTCGGCGTTTAAAATCTCATTACGGTATCTGAATCATCTCCAGCTTCTGTTCTTCGCCTCTCTGTTCTCTTTAATCATTTTCTTCATTATATTATTATCCTCTAAAAGACTCTTCCTGTTGAGGAATTCCTCAAAAAAAGACCTTTTCCACTCGGCGCTGCTCGGTTTTTTAAACCCGTTCCTTTACTATCTGGTTCTCTTTAAAGCATATTCATTACTTCCGGCGCAGGAAGCCCAGCCCCTTAACCAGACCTGGGCGATAGTTCTCTCGATTATGTCAATCATTCTGTTGAGACAACGAATCACCTTACTCAACATATCAGCGCTCTTCATAAGCTTCCTCGGCGTCATCATAGTATCCACACACGGTGATATTGCAAATCTGAGATTCACTGATACCCTGGGGGTCGTCCTCGCTCTGGGCAGTGCGGTGATCTGGGCGCTGTTCTGGATATATAATGTAAAGGACCGACGTGATGTAATCGCCAAACTGTTCCTCAATTTTGCATTCGGTGTCTTCTTCATCTTTATCCTGCTCTTGATAACCGATAATCTCTCTCTTCCCGGTATGCCGGGATGGATCGGTGCTGCATATGTCGGAGCATTCGAAATGGGCATCACTTTTGTGCTCTGGCTCAGGGCATTGAATCTGTCAAAGACAACCGCCCAGGTCAGCAATATGATCTATCTCGTACCGTTTTTATCACTTATGGTAATCCACCTTACAATCGGTGAAAAAATTCTGAGTTCCACTTTCATAGGCCTGGTATTCATTGTTGCGGGAATCATCCTGCAGCGGACATTCTCTGAAAAATGATAGTAGCTCTAATGCAAATCTACTTGTGCGATTCCTGACTGCAGATGTTATCGCTCAAGCTGACGCATAGGTAAGGTCAACCATTTTACCACAATTTTCGGTAAAAAAACGATTAAAAATTAAAATTTAGGTTTTAGACCAGCCTGTTTACATAACTCGTTAGCAGTAACCCTATCAAGAGTTCTGTGTCTTTTTACTGGAATTGTTTTCTTATCATTGGTATATATTGAATGCTTCTTCCCTTCACGTAGCAAATAGAACCCATTTTTCTCAAGATATTTTACTAAATCCCGGCGTTTTATCGACATTTAAATTTCAACAGGAATCTGTTCGATAAGTGCCCTGCCAGCAGGAATTTCCTTATGCTGCTGTTTATATGCCTTTATCATTTCCTGCAAGGCATCTCTAAGCATTATTCTACAACTTTCTAAAGATCTACCTTCCGTTACAACCTCGGGCCATTCTATAAGTTGCCCCATATAGCCTGATCCGATTTTTGTATATTTAGCAGTATAATTACTTAGCATATTGAATTATACTAAAAGGTAAGCTTTTGTCAAGTACATCTAATGGACAGGATCATATTGACTTAAGATAAAAAAGAATTATAATTTCAAAGTCGGGAGGTTCTATGAATAAGCTGTTGCAGACTGCAATAATAATATCTCTCTTTCTGTTCTTAAAGGCGGAGTCCATAAAAGACGACCCCGCCGTTTTTAATATCAAATATAATGAGATGAAAACAGAAGAGATAAATATAAAAAGACAGAATCATAAATCCCGTCCATTGACGCCGCCTGAACTTTACCTTACCCTCACTCCTGGTCAGGATACAGTATTCGTATCTTTTACAGCGAACCAGCCTTTAGCCGCGGGATGGCTCGATACGAGTTTCTGCTCGGTGTATCAAAACTGGGACTATTGGTGGCTCAACACCCGGCTGGGTATCGACGGGCTCGATACGGTATATGTACTTGTTTCTCTTTATAATTATTCAAACTCAAACGAAAATTTTCACCGCGATGTTCTCGATTACACCGGCAACCTTATCCACCAGGACCCTGAATGGAACGGCTACCAAACCCAGCCCATTGTAAAGGACGGTGCCGGTAGAAATCACTATATCGGACATCCGGTTCTCGGCTGGTTTGACAATATGGACGCCGGGGTGGTGGACGATCTGAATTATATCTACACATCAAAAGCCGACAACACCGGTGACATCCTATTTTCAAAACTGGATTCAATCGGCGGGGTTATTTACGACAAGATACCTGTTGCAACCGGTGATTCAGCCCAGAGCTGGACCGGTGATTCCCATATCGCAATCAATTCCCAGGGTGAAATATACATCGCCTGGTCAAGGGACCTCCATGAGATAGTCTACTCAAAATCAGCCGACGCCGGTTCAACGTGGTCAGCGCCTGTACCCGTCGCCGACGATTTTGCTCATCAGGTGAATAAACCGGAAATCCTGATCAGTGCTGATGACTGTATACACTTCATATGGCAGCACTGGGACGGAACGCACAATCATCTTCTCTATAAAAAGCTGTATCCGGACGGAACCTGTTCTGTGGATACGACCAATCTGACCCCCGAAGGAACGGTTGAGGTGTGGGCACCGGAATTCGCCGTGGATTCAGATACCAATATCCACATCGTCTGGTCACCCTATTATCAGGGAAGTAACTCCCTCTATTATACCCTCATCAACGGCAAGTGTGACAAAAACGGTTTTTCCGCAGCCGACAGTGAAATAACGATCATTCAGGAATCCGCCTTTTACAGTAACGGTGAACAGAAAAGATACCCGAAGATCGTAATCGACTCGCTTGATTGTCCCCATGTGATATTCGACCAGGGCGGGTATGGAAGCGGTTTAACAAAGGCAGTCTATCATATTAAAAAGGTCTTCATCCCGCAGGGATATGTAATATACCCTGACTCGTCGGTTCACAACCTCATCATCGATACAACCGGCGGTTATACATCATCGTTTCCCACACCGCTGTTCGGTACTTATTTTGTAAAGGTATGGGCATGGAATTCAGCGGGCGAGGTCGGCTGGGATACCGCCTCGATCTTTATTTCCGGAATCAGCGATAACACACAAAAGAATTTCTTTTCGCCTTCTTATTCAATATCGCCAACGATCTCCCGGGGAAAGTTCACATTTCAAGCCGCTCTTTCAGCGCCATCGAGAATAGAGATCTCAATATATGACTGTATCGGCCGGAAAAGAATGGAACAATATAGTTTCAATTGTATTCAGGGGGTTAACAAAAAAACACTCGATCTTTCGCATCTGCCACCAGGGGTCTATTTTTTGAAGTTCAACATCCAAAAAGGGAGCGGTTTAAAAAAGGTTCTTTTGCTCGATTGATTCTTTCCGCAGCAGGCGGATAAACCTCTGGTTCAAAAGATGTGAGCTGTTCCTTGCGGTTATCTTGCCGACAATCTTTCTGTTAAGAACATACAGATCACCGAGCAAATCAAGTATTTTGTGGCGCACCGGTTCATCAGAGAACCTCAACGGTTCAGCCGCATAGATGCCGGTCTTTGTGATTCCGATACCATAGGGCGGTAAATTTTTAAGTCGCGCGTCACTGTCTTCGGTGAAGACGAATGTCCGGGCTGCGGCGATCTCATTGATATACGTCTCCCTGTCGATCGTTGAAATCAACCTCTGGGTCCTGATATACGGATGTGAAAGTTCCATATCGATGATAAACAGCTCATCTGTTGTGGGCTCGTATCGGATAAATGACGAGCCGTGTCTAACCTCCAGTCTCTTATTTAATCTCAATACTGGACCTGCGCCGGTTTCTTTAAACCCCCTTAATATACGAACAAACTCTTTGCTCGAACCGTCGAAAAAAGGCATCTCATTACCATAAAGGTCGATCCTGACGCAGAACAGCCCCAATCCATATAAAGCGGAAAAAAGATGTTCGACCACATTGGCACCCGGTTCCTTACCCAAGGAGACTGAATGATTCACCACTCTA
This genomic interval from candidate division WOR-3 bacterium contains the following:
- a CDS encoding glucose-1-phosphate adenylyltransferase; protein product: MKKDVIAMVLAGGVGSRLNVLARQRAKPAIVFGAIYRIIDFTMSNIANSDIDVAGVLTQYKPLSLMEHIDNGRPWDLFGRTRLVEILPPKTGEEISDWYKGTADAVYQNLDFISGFNPRFVLVAAGDHIYHLDYKEVIEYHIEKGADATICLIRVPEKDARHFGLAEVDDRGRIIHWQEKPQHPQSNLASMGVYLFNSELLLSVLPKVARKGGVDFARDVFPLLLKKDKIFGFFYQGYWRDVGTIDTYWNTNMDLLKRNSGLNLAEWGVKTNPVTRGKVGDQPATYFSRSARIRSSLIARGCVIEGRVENSVISPGVRIGRGALVTDSVVFHDTMIEEGAQVFKTIVDKQVKISRRVVIGQGRNSANRRYPGHLNTGITVIGKNAVIYAGKTIGKNCIVNPGGIVDKDFISGSTI
- a CDS encoding glucose-1-phosphate adenylyltransferase — protein: MIWIMEKVLALVLAGGRVDELLCLTEKRAKAALPVFGIYRIIDFVLSNLMHAGIENVGILSQYRPHDLVRHIGTGEHWDFIGRTRGIRILPPYRGLHSSDWYKGTADAVYQNISYIEEFKPDHILVASADHIYRMDYRPFIDFHIEKKADATICFAKLKTKSSRFGYGVMEKGRLVKYFEKPSSPVSDYVSMTLYIFRREFLMDVLSSNARRRSHEFGRDIIPAIIPHNKIYGYVFKGYWAYARTIDSYYETNMELLKGKIDLNAWQVRTNLLERSTYKDRLPAYINGVVMNSVVSDECIIEGTVKNSILSPGVVVARNAEVVDSIIFHDTKIRSHTKLKKVICDKDSIIEEKVTIGYEGKGIPSRKFKELMHSGITVLGRNIFIPEGARIGANTVIYPGAEIRGSRIKAGSVIQ
- a CDS encoding DMT family transporter, encoding MHRQTKAYIYTGATILIWATVASAFKISLRYLNHLQLLFFASLFSLIIFFIILLSSKRLFLLRNSSKKDLFHSALLGFLNPFLYYLVLFKAYSLLPAQEAQPLNQTWAIVLSIMSIILLRQRITLLNISALFISFLGVIIVSTHGDIANLRFTDTLGVVLALGSAVIWALFWIYNVKDRRDVIAKLFLNFAFGVFFIFILLLITDNLSLPGMPGWIGAAYVGAFEMGITFVLWLRALNLSKTTAQVSNMIYLVPFLSLMVIHLTIGEKILSSTFIGLVFIVAGIILQRTFSEK
- a CDS encoding type II toxin-antitoxin system HicA family toxin, coding for MSIKRRDLVKYLEKNGFYLLREGKKHSIYTNDKKTIPVKRHRTLDRVTANELCKQAGLKPKF
- a CDS encoding type II toxin-antitoxin system HicB family antitoxin, with protein sequence MLSNYTAKYTKIGSGYMGQLIEWPEVVTEGRSLESCRIMLRDALQEMIKAYKQQHKEIPAGRALIEQIPVEI
- a CDS encoding T9SS type A sorting domain-containing protein gives rise to the protein MNKLLQTAIIISLFLFLKAESIKDDPAVFNIKYNEMKTEEINIKRQNHKSRPLTPPELYLTLTPGQDTVFVSFTANQPLAAGWLDTSFCSVYQNWDYWWLNTRLGIDGLDTVYVLVSLYNYSNSNENFHRDVLDYTGNLIHQDPEWNGYQTQPIVKDGAGRNHYIGHPVLGWFDNMDAGVVDDLNYIYTSKADNTGDILFSKLDSIGGVIYDKIPVATGDSAQSWTGDSHIAINSQGEIYIAWSRDLHEIVYSKSADAGSTWSAPVPVADDFAHQVNKPEILISADDCIHFIWQHWDGTHNHLLYKKLYPDGTCSVDTTNLTPEGTVEVWAPEFAVDSDTNIHIVWSPYYQGSNSLYYTLINGKCDKNGFSAADSEITIIQESAFYSNGEQKRYPKIVIDSLDCPHVIFDQGGYGSGLTKAVYHIKKVFIPQGYVIYPDSSVHNLIIDTTGGYTSSFPTPLFGTYFVKVWAWNSAGEVGWDTASIFISGISDNTQKNFFSPSYSISPTISRGKFTFQAALSAPSRIEISIYDCIGRKRMEQYSFNCIQGVNKKTLDLSHLPPGVYFLKFNIQKGSGLKKVLLLD